A portion of the Algisphaera agarilytica genome contains these proteins:
- a CDS encoding ankyrin repeat domain-containing protein codes for MTTSSVSLPDRPNLRFLKDRAKAMVKEGRASSLAQAQHTLARTYGFANWAMLKAHIEPLQAEQRLAATHRLIQAAANGDLKNLDAALRAGANAKHVYDGGESYDTFRPPMKAAIESGQLEAVRRLLDHGALDRAWHWDGLQGARQRGHDDIVALLSERRRVEVDLGAAIRRGDLEAIEALLDADPTLARANEASHSAQQAPVYLAAQQGDVRVVRRLIQAGADPAAAWHASSFNAMTVARYQGNRALVELLESHHVTSPDVTDYLYAASQGDLDRVRKFLDAGLDVNAKCACAHHVIVHAFRSGNASLLQLVLDRGADIRLSNGWEGYIWFTDLIEAGNVEAVRQILDLGYNVNHRDDHGNTPLSIARQAGQQAVEDLLLAYAGKANG; via the coding sequence GTGACCACATCGTCTGTATCGTTGCCGGACCGTCCGAACCTGCGTTTCCTGAAGGACCGGGCCAAAGCCATGGTCAAAGAGGGGCGGGCGTCCTCCCTCGCCCAGGCCCAGCACACGCTGGCGCGAACGTATGGCTTTGCCAACTGGGCCATGCTCAAAGCCCACATCGAACCCCTCCAGGCCGAGCAGCGGTTGGCCGCGACGCACCGCCTGATCCAAGCCGCCGCAAACGGAGACCTCAAGAACCTCGACGCCGCACTGCGGGCCGGGGCGAACGCCAAGCACGTGTACGACGGCGGGGAAAGCTACGACACGTTCCGTCCGCCGATGAAGGCCGCGATCGAATCGGGTCAGCTCGAAGCGGTCCGCCGATTGTTGGACCACGGCGCCCTCGACCGGGCGTGGCATTGGGACGGCCTGCAGGGCGCAAGGCAACGCGGCCACGACGACATCGTCGCCTTGCTCAGCGAGCGCCGTCGGGTCGAGGTCGATCTCGGCGCCGCGATCCGCCGGGGTGACCTGGAGGCGATCGAAGCGTTGCTGGACGCCGACCCCACGCTCGCCCGCGCCAACGAGGCCAGCCATTCCGCGCAGCAAGCCCCGGTCTACCTCGCGGCGCAGCAGGGCGACGTGCGTGTGGTGCGTCGCCTGATCCAGGCCGGGGCCGACCCGGCCGCCGCGTGGCACGCCAGTTCGTTCAACGCGATGACCGTCGCCCGCTACCAGGGCAACCGTGCGTTGGTTGAGCTGCTCGAATCGCACCACGTCACCAGCCCGGACGTGACCGACTACCTCTACGCCGCTTCGCAGGGCGACCTGGACCGGGTGCGCAAGTTCCTGGACGCCGGGCTGGACGTCAACGCCAAGTGCGCTTGCGCCCACCACGTGATCGTCCACGCGTTCCGCTCCGGCAACGCATCCCTACTCCAACTCGTGCTCGACCGCGGGGCGGACATCCGCTTATCCAACGGTTGGGAAGGCTACATCTGGTTTACCGATTTGATCGAAGCCGGCAACGTCGAGGCGGTCCGCCAGATCCTCGACCTGGGCTACAACGTGAACCACCGCGACGACCACGGCAACACGCCGTTATCGATCGCCCGCCAAGCGGGCCAGCAGGCCGTGGAAGACTTGTTGCTGGCGTATGCAGGCAAGGCCAACGGCTAG